A window of Chlorocebus sabaeus isolate Y175 chromosome 14, mChlSab1.0.hap1, whole genome shotgun sequence contains these coding sequences:
- the ATRAID gene encoding all-trans retinoic acid-induced differentiation factor isoform X1, translating to MKTSAELRKQEKPPASPRATGPGRLGHARGRGPDALRGGAAGPGRVSTGELRERKMAPHGPGSLTTLVRWAAALLLALGVERALALPEICTQCPGSVQNLSKVALYCKTTRELMLHARCCLNQKGTILGLDLQNCSLEDPGPNFHQAYTTVIIDLQANPLKGDLANTFHGFTQLQTLILPQDVNCPGGINAWNTITSYIDNQICQGQKNLCNNTGDPEMCPENGSCVPDGPGLLQCVCADGFHGYKCMRQGSFSLLMFFGILGSTTLSISILLWGTQRRKAKTS from the exons ATGAAGACCAGCGCAGAGCTCCGCAAGCAGGAGAAACCCCCAGCCAGCCCCAGGGCGACTGGACCGGGTCGCTTAGGCCACGCCCGGGGAAGAGGGCCTGACGCGCTGCGGGGCGGGGCCGCGGGGCCGGGTCGCGTGAGCACCGGAGAACTAAGGGAGCGGAAAATGGCGCCTCACGGCCCGGGTAGTCTTACGACCCTGGTGCGCTGGGCTGCCGCCCTGCTCCTCGCTCTGGGCGTGGAAAGGGCTCTGGCGCTACCCGAG aTATGCACTCAATGTCCAGGGAGTGTGCAAAATTTGTCAAAAGTGGCCCTTTATTGTAAAACGACACGAGAACTAATGCTGCATGCCCGTTGCTGCCTGAATCAGAAGGGCACCATCTTGGG GCTGGATCTCCAGAACTGTTCTCTGGAGGACCCTGGTCCAAACTTTCATCAGGCATATACCACTGTCATCAT AGACCTGCAAGCAAACCCCCTCAAAGGTGACTTGGCCAACACCTTCCATGGCTTTACTCAGCTCCAGACTCT GATACTGCCACAAGATGTCAACTGTCCTGGAGGAATTAATGCCTGGAATACTATCACCTCTTATATAGACAACCAAATCTGTCAAGGGCAAAAGAACCTTTGCAATAACACTGGGGACCCAG AAATGTGTCCTGAGAATGGATCTTGTGTACCTGATGGTCCAGGTCTTTTGCAGTGTGTTTGTGCTGATGGTTTCCACGGATACAAGTGTATGCGCCAG GGCTCGTTCTCACTGCTTATGTTCTTTGGGATTCTGGGATCCACCACTCTATCCATCTCCATTCTGCTTTGGGGGACCCAACGCCGAAAAGCCAAGACTTCATGA
- the ATRAID gene encoding all-trans retinoic acid-induced differentiation factor isoform X2 has product MLHARCCLNQKGTILGLDLQNCSLEDPGPNFHQAYTTVIIDLQANPLKGDLANTFHGFTQLQTLILPQDVNCPGGINAWNTITSYIDNQICQGQKNLCNNTGDPEMCPENGSCVPDGPGLLQCVCADGFHGYKCMRQGSFSLLMFFGILGSTTLSISILLWGTQRRKAKTS; this is encoded by the exons ATGCTGCATGCCCGTTGCTGCCTGAATCAGAAGGGCACCATCTTGGG GCTGGATCTCCAGAACTGTTCTCTGGAGGACCCTGGTCCAAACTTTCATCAGGCATATACCACTGTCATCAT AGACCTGCAAGCAAACCCCCTCAAAGGTGACTTGGCCAACACCTTCCATGGCTTTACTCAGCTCCAGACTCT GATACTGCCACAAGATGTCAACTGTCCTGGAGGAATTAATGCCTGGAATACTATCACCTCTTATATAGACAACCAAATCTGTCAAGGGCAAAAGAACCTTTGCAATAACACTGGGGACCCAG AAATGTGTCCTGAGAATGGATCTTGTGTACCTGATGGTCCAGGTCTTTTGCAGTGTGTTTGTGCTGATGGTTTCCACGGATACAAGTGTATGCGCCAG GGCTCGTTCTCACTGCTTATGTTCTTTGGGATTCTGGGATCCACCACTCTATCCATCTCCATTCTGCTTTGGGGGACCCAACGCCGAAAAGCCAAGACTTCATGA